The Altererythrobacter sp. CAU 1644 genome has a window encoding:
- a CDS encoding dihydroorotase, producing the protein MKQQRPLTIVNGRVVTPDGLVDGGLRLVDGAIASVGSIEAQDGDETLDARGQVIAPGLVDLGVFAIDKPAFHFGGITRAALMPDQSPPLDYPSRVNLMAKSGKPDLWVHPLAAATCDLKGAQLAEIALMKDAGARGVATGRRWVADSGVMLRLLQYAAMLDLVVVTHAEDGGLVGSAAATAGEMATRLGLPSAPAEAEALAVARDLALAEISGARLHFRQVTTRASLELVRSAKARGVNVTAGVTPAHFMLSDLATADFRTFARLSPPLRLDADRKAVIEAIGDGTIDVIASGHDPRGAEDKRLPYADAAEGMAGAETLLAMTLTLVRDEVIDLPRAFDLLARNPARLLGVNAGELRMGFEADVALIDPEKPWIIDRREMKSTADNTPFDGQPTQGRVTALFKGGVSVD; encoded by the coding sequence ATGAAACAGCAACGCCCCCTCACGATCGTCAATGGCCGCGTCGTCACTCCCGACGGCCTCGTCGATGGCGGACTAAGGCTGGTCGATGGCGCAATTGCCTCGGTCGGTTCGATCGAGGCGCAGGACGGCGACGAAACCCTCGACGCCAGGGGCCAGGTCATTGCGCCTGGCCTGGTCGATCTGGGCGTCTTCGCGATCGACAAGCCCGCGTTCCACTTCGGCGGGATCACGCGCGCGGCCTTGATGCCCGACCAGTCTCCCCCGCTCGACTATCCGAGCCGGGTGAACCTGATGGCAAAGAGCGGCAAGCCGGACTTGTGGGTCCATCCGCTTGCCGCTGCGACCTGCGATCTCAAGGGCGCGCAATTGGCCGAGATAGCGCTGATGAAGGACGCAGGCGCGCGCGGCGTTGCGACCGGGCGCCGCTGGGTCGCCGACAGCGGGGTGATGCTGCGCTTGCTGCAATATGCCGCCATGCTCGACCTGGTGGTTGTAACCCATGCCGAAGACGGTGGACTGGTGGGCAGCGCGGCTGCAACCGCAGGCGAAATGGCTACCCGTCTGGGTTTGCCGAGCGCCCCGGCAGAGGCCGAAGCACTCGCGGTGGCACGCGATCTCGCACTGGCCGAAATCTCGGGCGCGCGGCTGCATTTTCGCCAGGTGACGACGCGGGCCTCGCTCGAACTGGTGCGGTCGGCCAAGGCACGCGGGGTCAATGTCACGGCGGGCGTTACGCCTGCGCATTTCATGCTCTCCGATCTGGCAACCGCGGACTTCCGGACCTTCGCCCGGCTGTCGCCGCCGCTGCGGCTCGATGCGGATCGCAAGGCGGTGATCGAGGCGATCGGAGACGGGACGATCGACGTCATCGCGTCGGGCCACGATCCGCGCGGGGCGGAGGATAAGCGCTTGCCCTATGCCGATGCGGCCGAAGGCATGGCCGGGGCGGAAACATTGCTGGCGATGACGCTGACGCTGGTGCGGGACGAAGTCATCGACCTGCCGCGGGCGTTCGACCTCCTCGCGCGCAATCCGGCCCGGTTGCTTGGGGTGAATGCCGGTGAACTGCGCATGGGATTTGAAGCCGATGTTGCACTGATCGATCCCGAAAAACCTTGGATCATCGACCGCCGGGAAATGAAATCGACCGCCGATAACACGCCGTTCGATGGCCAGCCGACGCAAGGCCGGGTGACCGCTTTGTTCAAGGGCGGCGTTTCGGTCGACTAA